In the Candidatus Poribacteria bacterium genome, TTTAAGTGCTGACATAAACGTATCGTCCGTTTCAAGTGCCTTCTTGAGAGGTTCTAAGGCACGCTGCAGCTGCTGTTTCTCAATGAACCAATGGGCTTGACGGAGATAACGTTCAGCAAGTGTTCGGCGGTACCGCGCTTCAGAGGCTTCGGCTGCTTCACTGTTTCCCATACCGCGGAGGACATCTGTGAGTGATTTGTGAAATGTGGGTTCGTCCGGCGCGTGTTGGATAGCATGTTTGTAAAAATGACGGGCAACATCAAGGTGTCCACGGCTTACGCCTACCTCACCGCGTCCGAACGCCGCACTCGCAAGCGTTTCGTCTTGGGTGAGTGCTTCCCTAAATACGGCATCGGCTTCGTCAATACGGTTGAGTTTGAGAAGGACATGCCCAAGATTGTTGTATGCAGCAGTTGTGTCCGGCTGCAGTTGCACAGCGACGATATAGTATCTGCGTGCCTGCTCTAAATTCCCACGCTCGGTTTCAATTTGTCCTAAAGCCACATACCACGCCACCGGTGCGTCCTCACCAGCACCTTTGATGGCTTTTTGGAACCACATGTCGGCTTCATCAAGCTGCTTATTGCGATGATACGCCGCAGCAAGTTTGGCTTGTACGATGAATCGCAGGCGCGCGATCGCGATGTCGGCGTGCTGTTGCGTTGAGAGGCGTTGCAAGGCACGTTGGAAAGCAGTAATCGCGGTCGGATAGTCTTTCAGTTTTGCGGCGGCATCTCCTTTACCAATATGAGCAATCGGCAATTCTGGTGCCTCTTCAGTGAGGACTTGATATAAATGGAATGCCTCCTGCCACTGTTCGGCTTGAAAGGCGCGTTGTGCGTCTTTCAACTGCTCCTGAAACGTTTTAGGATAGGCTGTTATATCCCCTCGCAATATATCTCCAGACACCCATGTGGCGAACATAAACAGAAGCATGCCGATGACGCAATGCTTCCACTTCACCTGAGGAACAGTCCCGCGTGATCGTCTATTTTCGTGATGAATCAAACCCTGATGATCCCACATTTGTTTATTCTACCTCGTTTTCCGTTCGCGTCAGTTCATCATCTAAAATATGCCAGGTTTTCTCTTCTTTCTGTCTGGTTAACCACGTTTTAAACGCTTTTTCTGCTTCCGCTTGTCGAATCCGATCTGTGATCTCCTCACTGACCTCTGAATATGCTTTTTGATACGCCGGGTTATGCCGAATGCGTTCAACAATCTGGTATCCTTGCGCGACCATGATCGGTTGACTTCGCGCAGAAGTTTTCAATTCGGTTACAATGTTCCCCAACGGCGTGTCTGTCTCAACTGTCGAGACCGAAAATCTAAGTGTCAGCTGCGTCTCGTAAGTTTTACGCACCGCCTCAAATGTTTTCCCTTGCTGCAAATGTGCACTGAGTTGGTGTACCAGGTCCACCATGTTCTGATCTTCCGCTTCTGATATATCTGCAGGAGCGACTATAAGGAGCGAGTTGAAGGTGACCGTGGGGGGGACGACAAATTCGGCACTATTCATATCATAGTGTGATTTGGCTAATTTTTCGACTTCTGCACTGTTGACAGCATTGAAAAATTTACGCCGGAAAAATTCATCGTAAATGAGCTGTTCATAAACCCACATTTTCAAGGTTTCGGTTTCCAACCGGTAGTGCTGTAAAACGCTCTGGAAATCTGCCATAGAAGCATGCCTTGTGCGGATCTCCGTAATCTTTCCCGCAACTTCATCATCGCGCTCGGCAACCACAATTCCGATTCGGTCCGATTCTTGTAAGACGAATTTACGGTTGATGATAGTCTCTAACACGGCGCGTTTTTCGGCAGATGTTGGTGCCTCGGCACGAGGCTTCCCCATGATAGCAGCGATACGAAATTCATTTTCGAGTTCGCTGCGCGTGATAGCATCCGTATTGACAACCGCGATAACCGAATCAATAAGCACTTGCGCGTTCGTGTTACCGCCGATACAAAGCAAGAGAAAACAAGTGATGTAGCGCAGCATATTATCGCGGATTTCTCGGTGTCAACCACTCCTCTTCAATATGCAGACCGAGTCCAGGCC is a window encoding:
- a CDS encoding tetratricopeptide repeat protein, with the translated sequence MWDHQGLIHHENRRSRGTVPQVKWKHCVIGMLLFMFATWVSGDILRGDITAYPKTFQEQLKDAQRAFQAEQWQEAFHLYQVLTEEAPELPIAHIGKGDAAAKLKDYPTAITAFQRALQRLSTQQHADIAIARLRFIVQAKLAAAYHRNKQLDEADMWFQKAIKGAGEDAPVAWYVALGQIETERGNLEQARRYYIVAVQLQPDTTAAYNNLGHVLLKLNRIDEADAVFREALTQDETLASAAFGRGEVGVSRGHLDVARHFYKHAIQHAPDEPTFHKSLTDVLRGMGNSEAAEASEARYRRTLAERYLRQAHWFIEKQQLQRALEPLKKALETDDTFMSALKDYAYVQMQLGKLAAAKQTYQRVLTVEPTSRQALLHLGMIEGKLGNVTNAAAHYLTLIKHNPDFMDTYVQLANLYEHSGDLAAAEQALTMGIEHASTWAPGYLWRGKIYQKQHASDLAETDFRHAIQLAPDVPFPKEALASLLAMENRKLAEALTLAETVVKRDNRPAHRATLAFVYYRLKRVSDAKREIEVAFTQARKHPYVLKIRAQILKTDK
- a CDS encoding SurA N-terminal domain-containing protein; translation: MLRYITCFLLLCIGGNTNAQVLIDSVIAVVNTDAITRSELENEFRIAAIMGKPRAEAPTSAEKRAVLETIINRKFVLQESDRIGIVVAERDDEVAGKITEIRTRHASMADFQSVLQHYRLETETLKMWVYEQLIYDEFFRRKFFNAVNSAEVEKLAKSHYDMNSAEFVVPPTVTFNSLLIVAPADISEAEDQNMVDLVHQLSAHLQQGKTFEAVRKTYETQLTLRFSVSTVETDTPLGNIVTELKTSARSQPIMVAQGYQIVERIRHNPAYQKAYSEVSEEITDRIRQAEAEKAFKTWLTRQKEEKTWHILDDELTRTENEVE